A region of Ignavibacteriota bacterium DNA encodes the following proteins:
- a CDS encoding T9SS type A sorting domain-containing protein: MRKILLITIAFVMAITASLSQRLNLDYSEKESLNFYKIQNMVYDEWKKVGDDNIKGFKQFKRWEYFWQQRTYPDGNFPEGIDIFDSYKNYESKVKDSELTLNVKWRSDGPYKEPAAPNGQQGIGRVNAIRFNPNNQNEIWIGSASGGLWKSNDYGKNWFTFPFTQFLSIGVSDIAIAPTNTNIVYVSTGDMFGSTSNRNFYSIGLIKSTDGGANWNVTNLSHKLEDRVLLGRVLVHPQNPNLLYVATSRGIHKSTDGGNNWKAFERNLHVMGMEFKPGDPNTIYASTYSHSGGTGVYVSYDAGETWERKLYLSNAIRIAIAVTPANPDKVYTLAAMTGTNGFHSVHQSDNSGETFEEKTTVSSLGRNILGWHTGNLNNDSRGQGFYDLCIIASPVKEDELYFGGINIWRTTDPSTSSSYVKVTHWTPSNNYPYVHADQHTFTFAPDNMTLFVGNDGGVDATTNRGSSWVSFSSGMNITQFYRIGVSQTTGSTVISGSQDNGTSLFKGNDNWSKVLASDGMEAIIDYTNANRMYASMYNGNIFRSTDGGQNFFNILNSNITDEAGAWVTPYVLNPKNPNTIYAGYRSVWRSNTSGSSGSWRKISDFSPSSTLEAIAVAPSDTNVIYASSLNQLFATYNGGKDWEMIHTSNTYITYIAVDFQNPRRIWLSKSGYNADEKVLELVNGEIVRNLTGNLPNVPVNTIVLQENSPDRLYIGTDIGIFYTDYNSYYWQRYGTDMPNVIVMELEIHKGEKRIYAGTYGRGLWSAPIIECNAVTPEIIVDEYSKFCPGDTITMRAKNIHPNYLWSNGATTREIKVTKPGFYSLAVIDNSGCIGRSEAYIVEKTPFDEMLINQIEDEFLCPGGELYLYASPGFDSYIWSNGGTDRITIVSEPGVYSVVGINPKGCTVASEEIYVDVKPLPDKPTISQDGPTLIASYGSAYQWYLDGRRIFNSTERKHTIQDGRIGEYSVRVFNEYGCFTDSDPYSIVTSVENNIYHDFDFIVSNNPGEGNFSFEFTQPIIGSISISVSDLSGRRLYSTDNNYASINNYLLDISHLASGIYIAKIQANNQIKTIKLVKN; the protein is encoded by the coding sequence ATGAGAAAAATATTGTTAATTACGATTGCCTTTGTTATGGCAATCACGGCATCACTAAGCCAAAGACTTAATCTTGATTATAGCGAGAAAGAATCACTAAACTTTTATAAAATTCAAAATATGGTTTATGATGAATGGAAAAAGGTAGGTGATGATAATATCAAAGGATTCAAGCAGTTCAAAAGATGGGAATATTTCTGGCAACAAAGAACTTATCCTGATGGAAATTTTCCGGAAGGAATTGATATATTTGACAGTTATAAAAACTATGAAAGCAAAGTCAAAGATTCAGAACTTACTTTGAATGTCAAATGGCGGTCTGACGGTCCATACAAAGAGCCTGCTGCACCAAACGGACAGCAGGGAATTGGTAGAGTCAACGCAATTAGATTTAATCCAAATAATCAAAACGAAATATGGATTGGTTCAGCATCAGGAGGTCTATGGAAGTCAAATGATTATGGTAAAAACTGGTTTACTTTTCCGTTTACTCAGTTTTTGTCTATTGGTGTATCAGATATAGCAATAGCTCCAACTAACACAAATATTGTATATGTATCAACCGGCGATATGTTTGGCTCCACAAGTAATAGAAATTTTTATTCCATAGGTTTAATAAAATCTACTGATGGTGGTGCAAACTGGAATGTAACAAATTTGAGCCATAAACTTGAAGACCGGGTTTTATTAGGAAGAGTTCTTGTTCATCCACAAAATCCGAATTTATTATATGTTGCAACCAGCCGTGGTATTCATAAATCAACTGATGGCGGGAATAACTGGAAGGCATTTGAGAGGAATCTTCATGTAATGGGTATGGAGTTCAAACCTGGTGACCCTAACACAATCTATGCCTCAACATATTCACATTCTGGTGGTACAGGTGTTTATGTTAGTTATGATGCTGGTGAAACCTGGGAAAGAAAATTATATTTATCGAATGCAATAAGAATTGCCATAGCTGTTACACCTGCAAATCCTGATAAAGTCTATACTTTAGCAGCAATGACAGGCACTAACGGTTTTCATTCAGTTCATCAGTCTGATAATTCAGGTGAAACTTTTGAAGAGAAAACTACTGTATCTTCTTTAGGCAGGAATATTCTTGGCTGGCATACCGGCAATTTAAATAATGATTCAAGAGGGCAGGGATTCTATGATTTATGTATTATAGCATCACCTGTAAAAGAAGATGAGCTTTATTTTGGCGGGATTAATATATGGAGAACGACTGACCCAAGTACAAGCAGTTCTTATGTGAAGGTGACTCACTGGACTCCATCAAATAATTATCCTTATGTGCATGCTGACCAGCATACTTTTACATTTGCCCCTGATAATATGACTCTTTTTGTTGGTAATGATGGTGGTGTTGATGCTACTACTAATCGCGGAAGCAGCTGGGTGTCATTTTCCAGTGGAATGAATATCACTCAGTTCTATAGAATTGGTGTATCCCAGACAACCGGTTCAACTGTTATTTCCGGCTCTCAGGATAACGGTACATCACTTTTCAAAGGAAATGACAACTGGAGCAAAGTTTTAGCTTCTGACGGTATGGAAGCTATTATTGACTATACAAATGCAAACAGAATGTATGCATCTATGTATAACGGAAATATTTTCAGGTCGACTGACGGCGGACAAAACTTTTTTAATATTCTAAACAGCAATATTACTGATGAAGCAGGAGCCTGGGTAACGCCTTATGTCCTTAATCCAAAAAATCCAAACACAATATATGCCGGATACAGAAGCGTATGGAGATCAAATACTTCAGGTAGCTCGGGTTCATGGAGAAAAATATCTGATTTTTCCCCATCTTCGACTTTGGAGGCAATCGCTGTTGCACCAAGTGATACGAATGTAATTTATGCTTCATCATTAAATCAGTTATTTGCGACATATAATGGTGGCAAAGACTGGGAAATGATTCATACATCTAATACTTATATTACTTATATTGCAGTGGACTTTCAAAATCCACGAAGAATTTGGCTTTCTAAATCAGGCTATAATGCTGATGAAAAAGTTTTGGAGCTTGTAAATGGTGAAATTGTTAGAAACCTCACAGGAAATTTACCGAACGTACCTGTAAATACTATTGTATTGCAGGAAAATTCACCTGACAGACTTTATATCGGAACTGATATCGGTATTTTTTATACTGATTACAATTCATATTACTGGCAAAGATATGGCACTGATATGCCTAATGTTATTGTTATGGAATTGGAAATTCACAAAGGTGAAAAAAGAATTTATGCCGGAACATACGGTAGAGGTTTATGGTCAGCCCCCATAATTGAATGTAATGCAGTCACACCGGAAATCATTGTAGATGAATACAGCAAATTCTGCCCGGGTGATACTATCACTATGAGAGCCAAAAATATCCATCCTAATTATTTATGGTCAAATGGCGCTACTACCAGAGAAATCAAAGTAACCAAACCCGGCTTTTATTCACTTGCAGTTATTGATAATAGCGGATGTATCGGAAGGTCTGAAGCTTATATTGTAGAAAAAACTCCTTTCGATGAAATGTTAATTAATCAAATTGAAGATGAATTTTTATGTCCTGGTGGAGAGCTATATTTGTATGCCTCTCCGGGATTTGATTCATATATTTGGTCAAATGGAGGAACAGACAGAATCACAATTGTCAGCGAGCCCGGTGTTTATTCAGTAGTAGGAATAAACCCGAAAGGTTGTACAGTGGCATCTGAAGAAATCTATGTAGATGTCAAACCTTTACCTGATAAGCCTACTATATCACAAGACGGACCGACACTCATAGCAAGTTATGGTTCTGCATACCAATGGTATCTCGACGGAAGAAGGATATTTAATTCTACTGAAAGAAAGCACACTATTCAGGATGGCAGAATAGGAGAATATTCTGTAAGAGTATTCAACGAGTATGGATGCTTTACAGATTCAGACCCATATTCTATTGTAACAAGCGTCGAAAATAACATATATCATGATTTTGATTTCATAGTAAGTAACAACCCCGGAGAAGGAAACTTCTCGTTTGAATTTACTCAACCTATTATTGGAAGTATATCTATTTCGGTTAGCGACCTAAGCGGAAGAAGATTGTATTCTACTGATAATAATTACGCATCAATAAACAACTATTTACTTGATATTTCTCATTTAGCTAGCGGTATTTATATAGCAAAAATACAAGCAAATAATCAAATCAAGACAATCAAATTAGTGAAAAATTAA
- a CDS encoding T9SS type A sorting domain-containing protein produces MKFFINIFFIIIIAISSTIINFSQNFDLHLNPVYIDNLPGVQSYTYGKIDEFIVIIGGRTDGLHRRQPVFSFDYDGKNKNIIVIDTKNKTYFSNSVLTLNSKIAEQISSTNIQFYQENDYLYLIGGYGFSPTLNNHVTYPALVAVNLRGLINSIKKDEDISSNFRIYEDDLFAVTGGYLEKIIDVFYLIGGHKFTGRYNPMGGPSFTQQYTNEIRKFTIKNDDINLFVNHIEQVNDESAFHRRDYNVLPQIFPDGSFGLTAFSGVFRPEADIPYLSAVEITADKHLVRDDFAQYLNHYHCAHIPLYSSNANEMHSVFFGGIAQYHYEDGVLIQDDNVPFVNSIASVTRFSDNSMKEFKLNSEMPGLLGASAEFISIDNLPKYGNGVLNYDDIGDSVLIGYIFGGINSSEPNIFFTDDGTKSEATSNLFEVYLIKKKSSSVSQHIEQSSGKLRMQLFPMPGNGEVNFSLNIEKPGLLNISISDLSGKQLIKDIIQIENSGRFLIKKFYKELMHTGTYFITVTIGNDTATQVYIFN; encoded by the coding sequence ATGAAATTTTTTATTAACATATTTTTTATAATTATAATAGCAATTTCATCAACAATTATAAATTTTTCACAGAATTTTGATTTACATTTAAATCCTGTTTATATAGATAATTTGCCGGGAGTTCAATCTTATACTTATGGCAAAATTGATGAATTCATTGTAATAATTGGTGGCAGGACAGATGGACTTCACAGAAGACAGCCCGTTTTTTCATTTGATTATGATGGAAAAAATAAGAATATAATTGTGATTGATACTAAAAACAAGACTTATTTTTCTAATTCTGTCCTTACTCTCAATTCAAAAATTGCTGAACAAATAAGTTCTACAAATATTCAATTTTATCAGGAAAATGATTATTTGTATTTAATTGGCGGATATGGATTTAGCCCAACTCTAAATAATCATGTTACATATCCCGCACTAGTTGCAGTCAACCTTAGAGGATTGATTAATTCAATTAAAAAAGATGAAGATATATCAAGCAACTTCCGAATTTATGAAGATGATTTGTTTGCAGTTACTGGTGGTTATCTTGAAAAAATAATTGATGTGTTTTATCTAATTGGAGGACACAAATTTACTGGTAGATATAATCCAATGGGTGGTCCATCTTTTACCCAGCAATATACAAATGAAATTAGAAAGTTTACAATAAAGAATGATGATATAAATCTATTTGTAAATCACATTGAGCAAGTAAATGACGAAAGTGCATTTCATAGAAGAGATTATAATGTTCTACCACAAATTTTTCCTGATGGAAGTTTTGGGTTAACTGCATTTTCTGGTGTTTTCAGACCCGAAGCTGATATACCATATCTAAGTGCAGTGGAAATAACAGCAGACAAACATCTTGTTCGTGATGATTTTGCACAGTATCTTAACCATTATCATTGTGCTCATATACCTCTTTACAGTAGCAATGCCAATGAAATGCACTCAGTATTCTTTGGCGGCATAGCACAATATCATTATGAAGATGGAGTTTTGATTCAAGATGATAATGTTCCGTTTGTAAATTCGATTGCAAGTGTAACAAGATTTTCAGATAACAGCATGAAAGAATTCAAATTGAATTCTGAAATGCCAGGTTTACTTGGTGCAAGTGCTGAATTCATATCAATTGATAATTTACCGAAATATGGAAATGGTGTCCTTAATTATGATGATATTGGAGATTCTGTTTTAATTGGATATATATTTGGTGGAATTAACAGCTCTGAACCAAACATATTTTTTACTGATGATGGAACTAAAAGTGAGGCTACTTCAAACTTATTCGAGGTATATTTGATTAAGAAAAAATCAAGTTCTGTAAGCCAGCATATTGAACAAAGCTCCGGTAAACTCAGAATGCAGCTTTTCCCGATGCCCGGAAATGGAGAAGTTAACTTTTCTTTAAATATTGAGAAGCCAGGATTATTGAATATTTCAATTAGCGACCTTAGTGGAAAGCAATTGATAAAAGATATTATTCAAATCGAAAATTCAGGTCGGTTTCTGATTAAGAAATTTTATAAAGAATTAATGCATACTGGTACTTATTTTATTACAGTTACAATTGGAAATGATACAGCAACACAAGTATATATTTTCAATTAA
- a CDS encoding zinc-binding dehydrogenase, which yields MKAVILNQHGSSDVLQYVKDYPVPEIKNNEVLLKVGATSLNRIDTVVRRGYPGLTIPMPHILGGDMAGTVEKLGKNVEGFLKGDRVAVYPVALPDYRDPRYGEMEHLNDGWQFFGMQRQGAYCEYVAVPAENLFKIADSISFETAASLPIAGLTAYHAVNSVTEIKPDDYFFIWGGGGGLASFAIQLAKLKGATVIATVGNDDKIKKVKEFGADYVFNHHSQDIPALVKEITPSGVNVVVDYVGPATFDRSFSMLRKNGTIIFCGIITGLETKLSIHQTYFRHLNLRGIYLGSKPEFAAFLKLIGEGQIKSNIHKVFDLRDAAEAHNLLESGNYTGKIVLKV from the coding sequence ATGAAAGCAGTAATTTTAAATCAGCACGGCAGTAGTGATGTACTCCAATATGTTAAAGACTATCCTGTTCCTGAGATAAAGAATAATGAAGTACTACTTAAGGTAGGTGCAACAAGTTTAAACAGAATTGATACTGTTGTGCGTCGCGGCTATCCGGGACTTACTATACCAATGCCACACATTTTGGGCGGCGATATGGCAGGTACAGTTGAAAAACTCGGTAAAAATGTTGAGGGATTTTTGAAAGGTGACAGAGTAGCAGTCTATCCTGTCGCTCTTCCTGATTACCGCGACCCCCGTTATGGCGAAATGGAGCATCTTAATGACGGTTGGCAGTTCTTTGGAATGCAGAGGCAGGGTGCTTATTGTGAATACGTAGCTGTTCCGGCTGAAAATTTATTCAAAATTGCTGACAGCATTTCATTTGAAACTGCGGCATCACTTCCTATAGCAGGCTTAACTGCTTATCATGCTGTAAACTCAGTGACAGAAATAAAGCCGGATGATTATTTCTTCATCTGGGGCGGTGGTGGAGGACTTGCAAGTTTTGCAATACAATTGGCAAAGCTGAAAGGTGCGACCGTTATAGCCACTGTTGGAAATGATGACAAAATCAAAAAAGTAAAAGAATTTGGAGCTGATTATGTTTTTAATCATCACTCACAGGATATCCCTGCCTTAGTTAAGGAAATTACTCCTTCCGGTGTGAACGTTGTTGTGGATTATGTCGGTCCGGCAACATTTGACAGAAGTTTTTCAATGCTCAGAAAAAATGGTACTATTATTTTCTGTGGAATAATTACAGGACTTGAAACCAAATTAAGTATACATCAAACATATTTTCGCCATCTAAATTTAAGAGGAATATATCTCGGTTCAAAACCTGAATTTGCCGCATTTCTAAAATTGATTGGTGAAGGGCAGATAAAATCAAATATTCATAAGGTATTTGATTTGAGAGATGCCGCCGAAGCTCATAATCTTCTTGAAAGTGGTAATTATACAGGAAAAATTGTTCTTAAAGTTTAA
- a CDS encoding adenylosuccinate lyase — protein sequence MVERYTRPEMGAVWSEENKYRIWLEIEILAVEAQSALGLVPKEAVLEIRQKANFDVKRILEIEETTKHDVIAFLTNVEEYVGEPARFIHLGMTSSDVLDTCLAVQINEAGRILLDDMNKLKAALEKRAIEHKYTVCVGRSHGIHAEAMTFGTKFALWYDECNRNITRLESALEDCRQGMISGAVGTYEHLSPFVEEYVCKKLGLKPANVSTQVISRDSHAYLMTVIGIIGSMLEKIGIEIRHLQRTEVREAEEFFSKGQKGSSAMPHKRNPIASENISGQARLLRSNSIAAIENNALWHERDISHSSVERVIFPDSTIALDYILNRAIRLIDNLVVYPERMIENLNLTYGLIHSQKILLELAKRGIQRQTAYVIVQRNAMRTWDEKIPFIESLCQDDELLSYISKSELEKLFSYDKVFESVDYIFKNCGLN from the coding sequence ATGGTTGAAAGATACACACGCCCCGAAATGGGAGCTGTCTGGAGTGAAGAAAATAAATACAGAATCTGGCTAGAAATTGAAATTTTAGCTGTTGAGGCACAATCTGCACTTGGACTCGTTCCGAAAGAAGCTGTGTTGGAAATCAGACAAAAAGCAAATTTTGATGTTAAAAGAATACTTGAAATTGAAGAGACTACAAAGCACGATGTTATCGCATTTCTAACAAATGTAGAAGAATATGTAGGTGAGCCGGCAAGATTTATACATTTGGGAATGACATCCAGCGATGTACTTGATACATGTCTTGCTGTACAAATCAATGAAGCCGGCAGGATACTACTTGATGATATGAATAAATTGAAAGCAGCGCTTGAAAAACGTGCTATTGAGCATAAATATACTGTTTGTGTAGGTCGAAGTCACGGTATTCACGCCGAAGCAATGACATTCGGAACTAAATTCGCATTATGGTATGACGAATGCAATCGTAATATCACTCGTCTTGAATCCGCTTTGGAAGATTGCCGTCAGGGAATGATAAGTGGAGCTGTTGGTACATACGAACATTTATCCCCTTTTGTGGAAGAATATGTTTGCAAAAAATTAGGACTTAAGCCTGCAAACGTTTCTACTCAAGTAATTTCAAGAGACAGCCACGCATATCTGATGACAGTCATTGGTATCATTGGCTCTATGCTCGAAAAAATCGGAATTGAAATTCGTCATCTGCAGAGAACTGAAGTTCGAGAAGCTGAAGAGTTCTTCTCAAAGGGTCAAAAAGGCAGTTCAGCAATGCCTCATAAGCGAAATCCTATTGCTTCAGAAAATATAAGTGGTCAGGCAAGATTACTTCGCAGCAATTCAATTGCAGCAATTGAAAATAATGCACTATGGCACGAAAGAGATATTTCGCACAGCAGTGTTGAGCGTGTGATTTTTCCGGACAGCACTATTGCTCTTGATTATATACTCAACCGTGCAATCAGACTTATAGATAATCTCGTTGTATATCCTGAGCGAATGATAGAAAACTTAAATCTCACTTATGGGCTTATACATTCTCAAAAAATACTGCTTGAACTTGCCAAAAGAGGAATCCAAAGGCAGACGGCTTATGTAATTGTTCAGAGAAACGCTATGCGCACATGGGATGAGAAAATTCCATTTATTGAATCTCTTTGTCAGGATGATGAACTTCTCAGCTATATTTCTAAAAGTGAGCTCGAAAAGCTATTCAGTTATGATAAAGTGTTCGAAAGTGTAGATTATATTTTTAAAAATTGTGGTTTAAATTAG
- the lpxD gene encoding UDP-3-O-(3-hydroxymyristoyl)glucosamine N-acyltransferase yields MINLTVERIAEVLNGKVIGDSSILIESIKPIENAGPGDISFYYHEKYKNEFQKSNASCLIISNDNPKIPKEKQAYIKVERPYNSFVTLLQHIEKSLNRKTAGIHASAVIGENCEISSSAAISAGCIIGDNVSIGDASHLKPGVVVYDNVKIGSNTIINSNVTVYQDCKIGNNCFIYAGAVIGSDGFGYIENKADGSYEKVPQLGNVILEDFVEIGANSTIDRALVGSTVIGKGSKLDNLVHVAHNCVIGENTGIAAQTGVSGSVFSGKRNRFGGQVGIAGHLEIADDVTILAQSGVSKSITKSGIYFGSPVKEHLKAFKIEAVLRRLPELAHDVDQLKNELKNILEKLGD; encoded by the coding sequence ATGATTAATTTAACTGTAGAAAGAATTGCTGAGGTCCTCAATGGCAAAGTCATTGGGGATTCTTCTATATTAATAGAGTCAATTAAACCAATTGAAAATGCAGGTCCGGGTGATATTTCATTTTATTACCATGAGAAATATAAAAATGAATTTCAAAAATCTAATGCGTCGTGTCTGATAATATCTAATGACAACCCCAAGATTCCAAAAGAAAAACAAGCTTACATCAAAGTTGAAAGACCTTACAACAGCTTTGTCACACTTTTACAACATATCGAAAAGTCCCTTAATAGAAAAACTGCAGGCATTCATGCAAGTGCTGTAATTGGAGAGAATTGCGAAATCAGTTCATCAGCTGCAATTTCTGCAGGATGCATTATTGGCGATAATGTTTCAATCGGCGATGCCTCTCATCTTAAACCTGGAGTTGTAGTTTATGACAATGTAAAAATTGGCAGCAATACGATAATCAATTCAAATGTAACTGTTTATCAAGACTGTAAAATTGGAAATAACTGCTTCATATATGCAGGTGCGGTTATTGGCTCCGACGGCTTTGGCTATATAGAAAACAAAGCAGACGGAAGTTACGAGAAAGTACCTCAGCTCGGAAATGTAATACTTGAAGATTTTGTTGAAATTGGAGCAAACTCTACAATCGACAGAGCTTTAGTCGGCTCTACCGTAATTGGAAAAGGCTCAAAATTAGACAACTTAGTACATGTTGCTCACAATTGTGTCATTGGCGAAAATACAGGTATAGCCGCACAAACAGGAGTATCCGGAAGTGTATTCTCAGGAAAGAGAAACAGATTCGGAGGTCAGGTCGGCATCGCCGGTCATCTTGAAATTGCAGATGATGTTACAATACTTGCCCAGTCCGGTGTTTCAAAATCTATAACAAAAAGTGGTATTTATTTTGGTTCACCTGTTAAAGAACATCTAAAAGCGTTCAAAATTGAAGCAGTTCTCAGAAGATTACCTGAATTGGCTCACGATGTTGACCAATTAAAAAATGAATTAAAGAATATTTTAGAAAAACTTGGTGATTAA
- a CDS encoding OmpH family outer membrane protein: MKITFLAKVAIFVIIILTSNNAFSQKVGFLNSNTIREKFPDAMQAQQRVQSMTDEWKRELDAMQQKVENLEFEIKKNRLIWTETERQNKESELATLRKSREDYARSVFEPKGKYDEAVATIFTPVEEKIYAAVQKVASEQGFDILVDQSIQPLPYVNYKFDMTVKVLKNLGVDVADLEKDLQERIDKDPRNQQRESKAPARRRGRGAASKPQEERTFEQPQLPDGNNPNPELSPEMKERRINR, encoded by the coding sequence ATGAAAATTACATTTTTGGCAAAAGTTGCCATATTCGTAATAATTATTCTTACAAGCAACAATGCGTTTTCTCAAAAAGTCGGTTTCTTGAACTCTAATACCATCAGAGAGAAATTTCCTGATGCAATGCAGGCTCAGCAGAGAGTCCAGAGTATGACCGATGAATGGAAAAGAGAACTCGATGCAATGCAACAAAAAGTAGAAAATCTGGAATTCGAGATTAAAAAGAACAGATTAATTTGGACTGAAACAGAGCGCCAGAATAAAGAAAGTGAATTGGCTACGCTAAGAAAAAGCAGAGAAGATTATGCCCGCTCAGTTTTCGAACCAAAAGGCAAGTATGATGAAGCTGTTGCTACTATATTTACTCCTGTGGAGGAAAAAATTTATGCCGCAGTTCAGAAGGTAGCTTCAGAGCAGGGATTTGATATTTTGGTTGACCAAAGTATCCAGCCTCTCCCCTATGTTAATTATAAATTCGATATGACTGTAAAAGTCTTAAAGAATTTAGGAGTTGATGTTGCTGACCTTGAGAAAGACCTGCAGGAAAGAATTGATAAAGATCCAAGAAATCAGCAAAGAGAATCCAAAGCACCTGCACGAAGGCGAGGTCGCGGAGCTGCTTCCAAACCACAAGAAGAGCGCACTTTCGAACAACCACAATTGCCTGATGGAAATAACCCAAACCCTGAGTTAAGCCCTGAAATGAAAGAAAGGAGAATAAACAGATAA